From the genome of Streptomyces sp. NBC_01317, one region includes:
- a CDS encoding ABC transporter permease, producing MFRTALRSVLAHKARLLMTVLAVMLGVAFVSGTLVFTDTLGNAFRNQSAKSYKDVSVAVSSHDSRDDGGRDDGGPGGGGGEEGGGRNPGISAATLKKIGALDGVSSVVGRVDGFAGVADQDGKLIGSGWSNTGSNFVPAKDGEDPAYTFTEGAGPERDNQVALDRTTADKGGYQVGDTVRVGTNGPVREFTLSGVFTTEDGAVNAGGSLVLFDTAVAQKLYLEPGFFKDATISADPGASDAAVLAGVKSLLPDNAEAQTGKQLADDQAADIESGLSGLNQILLAFAAIALFVGVFLISNTFTMLVAQRTRELALLRAVGASRRQVKRSVLTEAAVVGLIASAVGFVVGLGLATGLRSAMGSFGAQLPAGPLVVSPTAVAAAFGVGVLITLLAAWLPARRAAKIPPVAAMSSVHGLVTTKSLVVRNSIGAGLTLIGSAGIFAGAAAGSDGRMLIGAGAFLTMIGVIVLIPLLSRPVIALVRPLLRGVFGVSGKLAAQNAVRNPRRTGATASALAIGLTLVTGLTVIGVTVGRAVDKATTDNIRADYMVQMASGGGLDPSAVAALEKAPGVSALSPQQSAGIEVKGKFHSASAVTPGDIQQLFAVATLSGSLDTLAQGEIAVSGKMAKSNHWRTGDTLPVTYDDGKRGSLRIGATFEENEFLDSMLVPTDVVKAHESRPYIGEVWVKTDGGASAAHEQALVDALGDNPGISVMDRQDIRNTFGGFINTALNIMYGLLAMALIIAVLGVVNTLAMSVFERQQEIGMLRAIGLDRAKVKRMIRLEAVVISLFGAVIGVALGGFLAWAIGQTIKSSIPGYVLVVPWERIGIFLLLAGVVGVLAALWPARSAARLNMLTAIKTE from the coding sequence ATGTTCCGTACCGCCCTGCGCAGCGTGCTCGCGCACAAGGCCAGGCTGCTGATGACCGTGCTCGCCGTGATGCTCGGCGTGGCCTTCGTCTCCGGCACCCTGGTCTTCACCGACACCCTCGGCAACGCCTTCAGGAACCAGTCGGCCAAGAGCTACAAGGACGTCTCCGTCGCCGTCAGTTCGCACGACAGCCGTGACGACGGAGGCCGTGACGACGGAGGCCCGGGAGGCGGCGGCGGCGAAGAGGGCGGCGGCCGGAACCCCGGCATCAGCGCCGCGACCCTCAAGAAGATAGGCGCGCTGGACGGCGTCTCCTCCGTCGTCGGCCGGGTCGACGGCTTCGCCGGGGTCGCGGACCAGGACGGCAAGCTGATCGGCAGCGGCTGGTCCAACACCGGCTCCAACTTCGTCCCCGCCAAGGACGGCGAGGACCCCGCCTACACCTTCACCGAGGGCGCGGGCCCCGAGCGGGACAACCAGGTCGCCCTCGACCGCACCACCGCCGACAAGGGCGGGTACCAGGTCGGTGACACGGTGCGGGTCGGCACCAACGGCCCGGTGCGCGAGTTCACCCTCAGCGGCGTCTTCACCACCGAGGACGGCGCGGTCAACGCGGGCGGCAGCCTCGTCCTCTTCGACACCGCCGTGGCACAGAAGCTCTACCTGGAGCCCGGCTTCTTCAAGGACGCCACCATCAGCGCCGACCCGGGCGCCTCCGACGCGGCCGTGCTCGCCGGGGTCAAGAGCCTCCTGCCGGACAACGCCGAGGCACAGACGGGCAAGCAGCTCGCCGACGACCAGGCCGCCGACATCGAGAGCGGGCTCTCCGGCCTCAACCAGATCCTGCTGGCCTTCGCCGCGATCGCGCTGTTCGTCGGCGTCTTCCTCATCTCGAACACCTTCACCATGCTCGTCGCCCAGCGCACCAGGGAGCTGGCCCTGCTGCGTGCCGTCGGTGCCTCGCGCCGCCAGGTCAAGCGCTCCGTGCTGACCGAGGCCGCGGTGGTCGGCCTGATCGCGTCGGCGGTCGGCTTTGTCGTCGGCCTGGGGCTGGCGACCGGACTGCGGTCCGCCATGGGCTCGTTCGGCGCGCAGCTCCCCGCCGGACCGCTCGTCGTCTCCCCGACGGCGGTCGCCGCCGCCTTCGGTGTCGGTGTCCTGATCACCCTGCTCGCCGCCTGGCTGCCCGCCCGCCGCGCGGCGAAGATCCCGCCGGTCGCCGCGATGAGCAGCGTGCACGGCCTGGTGACCACCAAGTCGCTGGTGGTACGGAACTCGATCGGCGCCGGACTGACCCTCATCGGGTCCGCCGGAATCTTCGCGGGCGCCGCCGCCGGCTCCGACGGACGGATGCTCATCGGGGCCGGCGCGTTCCTGACGATGATCGGTGTCATCGTGCTCATCCCGCTGCTCTCGCGCCCGGTCATCGCGCTCGTACGGCCGCTGCTCCGGGGGGTGTTCGGGGTCTCCGGCAAGCTGGCGGCGCAGAACGCGGTGCGCAACCCGCGCCGTACCGGAGCCACCGCCTCCGCGCTGGCCATCGGCCTCACGCTGGTCACCGGGCTCACGGTCATCGGGGTGACGGTCGGCCGGGCCGTGGACAAGGCGACCACGGACAACATCCGCGCCGACTACATGGTGCAGATGGCGAGCGGCGGCGGCCTGGACCCGTCGGCGGTCGCCGCGCTGGAGAAGGCGCCGGGCGTGAGCGCGCTCTCCCCGCAGCAGTCCGCCGGCATCGAGGTGAAGGGGAAGTTCCACTCCGCCTCGGCCGTCACCCCCGGGGACATCCAGCAGCTGTTCGCGGTCGCCACCCTCTCGGGCTCGCTGGACACTCTCGCCCAGGGCGAGATCGCGGTCTCCGGCAAGATGGCGAAGTCGAACCACTGGCGGACCGGTGACACCCTGCCGGTGACGTACGACGACGGGAAGCGGGGCTCGCTGCGGATCGGCGCCACGTTCGAGGAGAACGAGTTCCTCGATTCGATGCTCGTTCCTACGGACGTCGTCAAGGCGCACGAGTCGCGGCCGTACATCGGCGAGGTGTGGGTCAAGACGGACGGCGGCGCGAGCGCCGCTCACGAACAGGCGCTCGTGGACGCGCTGGGCGACAACCCCGGCATCAGCGTCATGGACCGGCAGGACATCAGGAACACCTTCGGCGGCTTCATCAACACCGCGCTGAACATCATGTACGGCCTGCTGGCGATGGCCCTGATCATCGCGGTCCTCGGCGTCGTCAACACCCTGGCGATGTCCGTCTTCGAGCGGCAGCAGGAGATCGGCATGCTGCGGGCCATCGGTCTCGACCGGGCGAAGGTGAAGCGGATGATCCGGCTGGAGGCCGTGGTCATCTCGCTCTTCGGCGCGGTGATCGGGGTGGCGCTGGGCGGGTTCCTGGCCTGGGCGATCGGCCAGACGATCAAGAGCTCGATCCCCGGGTACGTACTGGTCGTCCCGTGGGAACGGATCGGGATCTTCCTGCTGCTGGCCGGGGTGGTCGGCGTACTGGCCGCCCTGTGGCCGGCGCGCAGCGCGGCGCGGCTGAACATGCTGACGGCGATCAAGACCGAATAG
- a CDS encoding ABC transporter ATP-binding protein encodes MTTTPLAHRATAVAARASGLSKVYGQGETQVVALDQVSVDFGQGEFTAIMGPSGSGKSTLMHCVAGLDSFSAGSVRIGDTELGSLKDKQLTQLRRDKIGFIFQAFNLLPTLSALENITLPMDIAGRKPDKAWLDQVITMIGLADRLGHRPTQLSGGQQQRVAVARALASQPEIIFGDEPTGNLDSRAGAEVLGFLRNSVRELGQTVVMVTHDPVAASYADRVIFLADGRIVDEMLHPTADGVLDRMKAFDAKGRTS; translated from the coding sequence GTGACCACCACCCCGCTCGCCCACCGCGCCACCGCCGTGGCCGCCCGCGCCTCCGGGCTGTCGAAGGTCTACGGACAGGGCGAGACCCAGGTGGTCGCCCTCGACCAGGTCAGTGTGGACTTCGGCCAGGGCGAGTTCACCGCCATCATGGGCCCGTCCGGTTCCGGCAAGTCGACGCTGATGCACTGCGTCGCCGGCCTCGACAGCTTCAGCGCCGGGTCCGTACGGATCGGGGACACCGAGCTGGGCTCCCTCAAGGACAAGCAGCTCACCCAGCTCCGCCGGGACAAGATCGGCTTCATCTTCCAGGCGTTCAACCTGCTGCCCACGCTGTCGGCGCTGGAGAACATCACGCTTCCCATGGACATCGCGGGCCGCAAGCCCGACAAGGCCTGGCTCGACCAGGTCATCACCATGATCGGCCTGGCCGACCGGCTCGGCCACCGGCCCACCCAGCTCTCCGGCGGCCAGCAGCAACGGGTCGCCGTCGCCCGCGCCCTGGCCTCGCAGCCGGAGATCATCTTCGGCGACGAGCCGACCGGGAACCTGGACTCGCGCGCGGGCGCCGAGGTGCTGGGCTTCCTCCGCAACTCCGTGCGGGAGCTGGGCCAGACGGTCGTCATGGTGACCCACGACCCGGTGGCCGCGTCCTACGCCGACCGGGTGATCTTCCTCGCCGACGGCCGGATCGTCGACGAGATGCTCCACCCCACCGCCGACGGCGTGCTCGACCGGATGAAGGCGTTCGACGCCAAGGGCCGCACGAGCTGA